A window from Variovorax sp. PBL-E5 encodes these proteins:
- a CDS encoding DUF3300 domain-containing protein — MTSPPPLQVSRPLAVALCAAALMLAGCDKPGTAPAPAAPTASVPANAPAAAAPSAVAPAAPTPTGYTPPSADQLYEMVAPIALYPDKLVAQVLAGATYPAQVTAADQWLAQNGTLKGGPLADAAQQQPWDASVKSLTAFRPVLDQMAKNLPWTTALGEAYYNDPDDVMNAIQVMRQRASKAGKLQSTTRLRVATAVAPPDYTPDPNTPLLYAGPPIIEPPAQFITIEPAQPDVVYVPAYDPQQFYGDPVAIYPGYVYSPPSYATAGALGFGVGVVVGAALERHDWGWHAWGMHWGRPDGARGGSARAQPAFDRPAVVYNRSTYISRSTTVVNNHIRNTVVNGANPQQVRALQAQERQQQTQAEQLQREQAQQGQRALAQQAMLQQQRQARAQQEQQRQQQAQAPRQQTRQIRAQEAQAQAQQQAQQRRTQQPTQQQAHVLQQRPQRPPHRQEDASQRARAQQLQQNQQQQARQQQQQQRAQAQQARNQQAQAQTQTRQRQQQMQAQQQRTQQAQAQRQTQAQARPPRAAQRQPQPQPQPHERGGRPAGQHGPGEHKQNQ; from the coding sequence ATGACATCACCCCCTCCCCTTCAGGTTTCCCGGCCGCTCGCGGTCGCGCTCTGCGCCGCTGCGCTGATGCTCGCAGGTTGCGACAAGCCCGGCACCGCGCCTGCGCCTGCCGCACCGACCGCATCCGTGCCGGCCAACGCACCCGCTGCCGCAGCACCCTCCGCCGTCGCGCCCGCGGCGCCCACCCCCACGGGCTATACGCCGCCGAGCGCCGACCAGCTCTACGAGATGGTCGCACCGATCGCGCTCTACCCGGACAAGCTGGTGGCACAGGTGCTCGCGGGCGCGACCTACCCCGCGCAGGTGACGGCCGCCGACCAATGGCTGGCCCAGAACGGCACGCTCAAAGGCGGCCCGCTGGCCGATGCCGCGCAACAGCAGCCCTGGGACGCAAGCGTGAAGTCGCTGACCGCGTTCAGGCCGGTGCTCGACCAGATGGCGAAGAACCTGCCGTGGACCACCGCATTGGGCGAGGCCTACTACAACGATCCGGACGACGTGATGAACGCGATCCAGGTCATGCGCCAGCGCGCGTCGAAAGCAGGCAAGCTCCAGAGCACGACGCGGCTGCGCGTCGCGACGGCCGTTGCGCCGCCCGACTACACGCCGGATCCGAATACGCCCTTGCTCTATGCAGGGCCGCCGATCATCGAGCCGCCGGCGCAATTCATCACCATCGAACCGGCACAGCCCGACGTGGTCTACGTGCCGGCCTACGATCCGCAGCAGTTCTATGGCGACCCGGTGGCGATCTATCCCGGCTACGTCTATTCGCCGCCGTCCTATGCCACGGCCGGTGCCTTGGGTTTCGGCGTCGGCGTGGTGGTCGGCGCGGCACTCGAACGCCATGACTGGGGCTGGCACGCATGGGGCATGCATTGGGGCCGGCCGGACGGCGCGCGCGGCGGCAGTGCGCGGGCGCAGCCGGCCTTCGATCGGCCCGCGGTGGTCTACAACCGCTCGACCTACATCTCACGCTCGACCACGGTGGTGAACAACCACATCCGCAACACCGTCGTCAACGGCGCCAATCCGCAGCAGGTGCGAGCCCTGCAGGCACAGGAACGCCAGCAGCAGACGCAGGCGGAGCAGCTGCAGCGCGAGCAAGCCCAGCAGGGTCAACGGGCACTGGCGCAGCAAGCCATGCTGCAACAGCAACGGCAGGCGCGCGCGCAGCAGGAACAGCAACGCCAGCAGCAGGCACAGGCACCACGCCAACAGACGCGACAGATCCGTGCGCAGGAAGCACAGGCGCAGGCACAGCAGCAGGCGCAGCAACGACGGACGCAGCAGCCGACGCAACAGCAGGCCCACGTGCTGCAGCAACGGCCACAGCGGCCGCCGCATCGGCAGGAAGACGCCTCGCAACGCGCCCGGGCGCAACAGCTGCAACAAAACCAGCAACAGCAGGCCCGCCAGCAGCAACAGCAACAACGTGCACAAGCGCAGCAGGCGCGCAACCAGCAGGCACAGGCGCAGACACAAACGCGTCAGCGTCAACAGCAGATGCAGGCGCAGCAGCAACGGACACAGCAGGCTCAAGCACAGCGGCAGACGCAAGCCCAAGCTCGCCCGCCGCGCGCGGCGCAGCGGCAACCGCAGCCGCAGCCGCAGCCGCATGAACGCGGCGGCCGTCCCGCGGGGCAGCATGGCCCCGGCGAGCACAAGCAGAACCAGTGA
- a CDS encoding fumarylacetoacetate hydrolase family protein, translating into MKLVRFGNPGKEKPGLIDADGRLRDLSAVVKDIGPDQLGDAALARLRKQKVDKLPIVRGSPRIGCPVGGIGKFIAIGLNYSDHAAETGAEIPKEPIVFTKAISCIQGPNDPVMLPKNSVKSDWEVELGVVIGTRARYVSQKSALDFVAGYCTINDVSEREFQTERGGTWDKGKGCDTFGPIGPWLVTRDEVPHPQKLGMWLDLNGKRMQTGSTRTMIFGVAKLVSYVSQFMTLNPGDVITTGTPPGVGLGMKPPLYLKKGDVMTLGIDGLGEQRQNVVAFKL; encoded by the coding sequence ATGAAACTCGTACGCTTCGGCAACCCCGGCAAGGAAAAGCCCGGCCTCATCGATGCCGACGGACGCCTGCGCGACCTCAGCGCCGTGGTCAAGGACATCGGCCCCGATCAGCTCGGCGATGCCGCGCTGGCCAGGCTGCGCAAGCAGAAGGTCGACAAGCTGCCGATCGTCCGCGGCTCGCCGCGCATCGGCTGCCCGGTCGGCGGCATCGGCAAGTTCATCGCCATCGGCCTGAACTACTCCGACCACGCGGCCGAGACCGGCGCCGAGATCCCGAAGGAGCCGATCGTCTTCACCAAGGCGATCTCCTGCATCCAGGGCCCGAACGATCCGGTGATGCTGCCCAAGAACTCGGTCAAGAGCGACTGGGAAGTCGAGCTCGGCGTGGTCATCGGCACGCGTGCACGCTATGTCTCGCAGAAAAGTGCGCTCGACTTCGTGGCCGGCTACTGCACCATCAACGACGTGAGCGAACGCGAGTTCCAGACCGAGCGCGGCGGCACCTGGGACAAAGGCAAGGGCTGCGACACCTTCGGCCCGATCGGCCCGTGGCTGGTCACGCGCGACGAAGTGCCCCATCCGCAGAAGCTCGGCATGTGGCTCGATCTCAACGGCAAGCGCATGCAGACCGGCAGCACCAGGACCATGATCTTCGGCGTCGCCAAGCTGGTGAGTTACGTGAGCCAGTTCATGACGCTGAATCCGGGCGACGTGATCACCACCGGCACGCCGCCCGGCGTCGGCCTCGGCATGAAGCCGCCGCTCTACCTCAAGAAGGGCGACGTGATGACGCTGGGCATCGACGGGCTCGGCGAGCAGCGGCAGAACGTCGTCGCGTTCAAGCTCTGA
- a CDS encoding FadR/GntR family transcriptional regulator, whose protein sequence is MPLQTVEPQRLYRQIADQLRTLIAKGEFATGARLPAERDLAKQFGVSRPSVREALIALEVEGRVEVRTGSGVYVLDRSKRSGTPVEVMGWGPLELIRARRVVEGETAALAATLAKRADRDAIARALDDMKELAARGVMPLDADRAFHLAIVRASGNAVLTETVQGFLDSRLGPLFKRLGGYFETGKSWQSAITEHEAVLAAIVARDPDAARMAMHEHMDKAHQRFSVSWRRAHAP, encoded by the coding sequence GTGCCGCTGCAGACCGTCGAACCGCAACGCCTCTACCGCCAGATCGCCGATCAGCTGCGCACGCTGATCGCGAAGGGCGAGTTCGCCACCGGCGCGCGCCTGCCGGCCGAGCGCGACCTGGCCAAGCAGTTCGGCGTCAGCCGGCCCTCGGTGCGCGAGGCGCTGATCGCGCTCGAGGTCGAAGGCCGCGTCGAGGTGCGCACCGGCTCGGGCGTCTACGTGCTCGACCGCTCGAAGCGCAGCGGCACGCCGGTCGAGGTGATGGGCTGGGGTCCGCTCGAACTCATCCGCGCACGCCGCGTGGTCGAGGGCGAGACCGCCGCGCTCGCCGCCACGCTGGCCAAGCGCGCCGACCGCGATGCCATCGCGCGCGCTCTCGACGACATGAAAGAGCTCGCCGCACGCGGCGTGATGCCGCTCGACGCCGACCGCGCCTTTCACCTCGCCATCGTGCGCGCCAGCGGCAATGCCGTGCTGACCGAGACCGTGCAGGGCTTTCTCGATTCGCGCCTCGGCCCGCTGTTCAAGCGGCTGGGCGGCTATTTCGAGACGGGCAAGTCGTGGCAGAGCGCGATCACCGAACACGAAGCCGTGCTGGCCGCCATCGTTGCGCGCGACCCCGATGCGGCACGCATGGCAATGCACGAACACATGGACAAGGCGCACCAGCGTTTCTCTGTGAGCTGGCGTCGCGCCCATGCGCCCTGA
- a CDS encoding oxidoreductase-like domain-containing protein, whose translation MPSVFDAPSAAAAIHRLAARLRAERVEHFRPPPPEPTTCCGRGCDGCVWEGYFAAVAWWFEDAAMLLKQS comes from the coding sequence ATGCCCTCCGTCTTCGATGCACCCTCGGCCGCTGCCGCCATCCATCGTCTCGCAGCCCGCCTTCGTGCCGAGCGCGTCGAGCACTTTCGCCCGCCGCCACCGGAGCCCACCACCTGCTGCGGCCGCGGCTGCGACGGTTGCGTCTGGGAGGGCTATTTCGCAGCGGTCGCGTGGTGGTTCGAAGACGCGGCGATGCTGCTGAAGCAGTCGTAG
- a CDS encoding transporter, with product MALAGAAHAADDDEGPPITPYRPSISSPAQLPYPGQLEFELGGLRMRDGTSHRSSLPYLFKLAFSNEWGVLVGGDAHVWTQDNDLGRSQGVGDTTVTLKRAWIVDDASAFGMEFGVKIPTARDTIGSGKTDYTINTIYSRDFGPVHMDANLNATRLGLADPGSARTQLGASTSFSIPLSEHWGLTGEVSGTHRRGADNGLQFLSALTFSPNKRLTFDFGIAHAVRPRPAANSLFAGVVLPLGQLWQGGSR from the coding sequence ATGGCACTCGCCGGCGCCGCACACGCGGCCGATGACGACGAAGGCCCGCCCATCACGCCCTACCGCCCTTCGATCTCCAGTCCCGCGCAACTGCCCTACCCCGGGCAGCTCGAGTTCGAACTCGGCGGCCTGCGCATGAGAGACGGGACTTCGCATCGCAGCAGCCTGCCTTACCTCTTCAAGCTCGCTTTCAGCAACGAGTGGGGCGTGCTCGTCGGCGGCGACGCGCATGTCTGGACGCAGGACAACGACCTCGGCCGGTCGCAGGGCGTGGGTGACACCACCGTCACGCTCAAGCGCGCGTGGATCGTCGATGACGCGAGCGCCTTCGGCATGGAATTCGGCGTCAAGATTCCGACCGCCCGCGACACGATCGGCAGCGGCAAGACCGACTACACGATCAACACCATCTACAGCCGCGACTTCGGCCCGGTGCACATGGACGCCAATCTCAATGCCACGCGCCTGGGCCTGGCCGATCCCGGCAGCGCGCGCACGCAGTTGGGCGCATCGACCTCGTTCTCGATCCCGCTGTCCGAACATTGGGGACTGACGGGCGAAGTCTCCGGCACGCATCGCCGCGGCGCCGACAACGGGTTGCAGTTTCTCTCGGCACTGACCTTCAGCCCGAACAAGCGATTGACCTTCGACTTCGGCATCGCGCACGCGGTGCGGCCGCGGCCGGCGGCGAACTCGCTGTTCGCGGGCGTGGTGCTGCCGCTCGGGCAGCTCTGGCAGGGCGGATCACGCTGA
- a CDS encoding UxaA family hydrolase, with protein MNPFIRLHPADDVVIARAQVLGGAAIENVVARGLIPPGHKIAVRAIAQGEPVRRYNQIIGFASKPIAPGEHVHTHNLDMGPDKGHFARDYAFGADVKPAPARREATFMGIRRADGRVATRNYIGVLTSVNCSATAARAIADHFSRQTNPQALAAYPNVDGIVALTHGTGCGMDTQGMGMQILERTLTGYATHANFAAVLVVGLGCEANQINAWLATGNLAEGENFRVFNIQDTGGTRKTVEKGIALINEMLPRANAVKREPCSAAHITIGLQCGGSDGYSGISANPALGAAVDLLVAHGGTAILSETPEVYGAEHLLTRRAVRREVGQKLVDRIAWWEHYTAINEGEMNNNPSPGNKAGGLTTILEKSLGAVAKGGTSNLEAVYEYAEPVTAHGFVYMDTPGYDPVSATGQVAGGANMICFTTGRGSAYGCAPSPSLKLATNSALWQRQEEDMDINCGEIVEGTASIQEMGQRIFELVLATASGAQSKSEKHGYGQNEFVPWQVGAVM; from the coding sequence ATGAACCCCTTCATCCGACTCCATCCCGCCGACGACGTGGTGATCGCACGCGCGCAGGTGCTCGGCGGCGCCGCGATCGAGAACGTGGTCGCGCGCGGCCTGATCCCACCCGGCCACAAGATCGCCGTGCGTGCCATCGCGCAGGGCGAGCCGGTGCGCCGCTACAACCAGATCATCGGCTTCGCGAGCAAGCCGATCGCGCCCGGCGAGCACGTGCACACGCACAACCTGGACATGGGTCCGGACAAGGGCCACTTCGCGCGCGACTACGCCTTCGGCGCCGACGTCAAGCCGGCGCCCGCGCGCCGCGAAGCCACTTTCATGGGCATCCGGCGCGCCGACGGCCGCGTCGCGACGCGCAACTACATCGGCGTGCTCACCAGCGTCAACTGCTCGGCCACCGCCGCACGCGCGATCGCCGACCACTTCTCTCGCCAGACGAACCCGCAGGCGCTCGCGGCCTATCCCAACGTCGACGGCATCGTCGCGCTCACGCACGGCACCGGCTGCGGCATGGACACCCAGGGCATGGGCATGCAGATCCTCGAACGCACGCTCACCGGCTATGCCACGCATGCCAACTTCGCGGCCGTGCTGGTGGTCGGGCTGGGCTGCGAGGCGAACCAGATCAACGCGTGGCTCGCCACCGGCAATCTGGCCGAAGGCGAGAACTTCCGCGTCTTCAACATCCAGGACACGGGCGGCACGCGCAAGACGGTCGAGAAAGGCATCGCGCTGATCAACGAGATGCTGCCGCGCGCCAATGCGGTGAAGCGCGAGCCCTGCAGCGCGGCGCACATCACCATCGGCCTGCAGTGCGGCGGCTCCGACGGCTACTCGGGCATCAGCGCCAACCCCGCGCTCGGCGCAGCGGTCGATCTGCTGGTCGCGCATGGGGGCACCGCGATCCTGTCGGAGACACCCGAGGTCTATGGCGCCGAGCATCTGCTCACGCGCCGCGCGGTGCGGCGCGAGGTCGGCCAGAAGCTGGTCGACCGCATCGCCTGGTGGGAGCACTACACCGCCATCAACGAAGGCGAGATGAACAACAACCCCTCGCCCGGCAACAAGGCCGGCGGCCTCACCACCATCCTCGAGAAGAGCCTGGGCGCGGTCGCCAAGGGCGGCACCAGCAACCTCGAGGCGGTGTACGAATACGCCGAACCGGTGACCGCGCACGGCTTCGTCTACATGGACACGCCGGGCTACGACCCCGTGAGCGCGACCGGCCAGGTGGCCGGCGGCGCCAACATGATCTGCTTCACCACCGGACGCGGCTCGGCCTACGGCTGCGCGCCCTCGCCCTCGCTCAAGCTCGCCACCAACTCGGCGCTGTGGCAGCGGCAGGAAGAAGACATGGACATCAACTGCGGCGAGATCGTCGAAGGCACCGCGTCGATCCAGGAGATGGGGCAGCGCATCTTCGAACTGGTGCTGGCGACGGCGTCGGGCGCGCAGAGCAAGAGCGAGAAGCATGGCTATGGTCAGAACGAGTTCGTGCCATGGCAAGTCGGTGCGGTGATGTGA
- a CDS encoding malate/lactate/ureidoglycolate dehydrogenase encodes MTITLAPAALRTRITRILAAAGSAQAEAEQVAANLVLANLSGHDSHGVGMVPRYVDAIAEGGLQPNTSVKVDLDAGAMLALDGQRGYGQVVGVQAMELGIARARQQGSCILSLAHAHHLGRIGHFAEMATAQGLVSMHFVNVLSRPVVAPWGGGDGRFGTNPCCIGVPLAGAEPFILDFATSRVAQGKMRVAHNKGERVPAGYLIDERGAPTDDPGVVVVPQRNGLFGALMTFGEHKGYGMAVACELLGGALTGSGTWHREADTARPVFNGMLTVLIDPAKLGTQQSFAEEAKAFIDWLRQSPPGAGFDAVQIAGEPERSARMARERDGIALDDATWSEIEAAGARVGVAIA; translated from the coding sequence ATGACCATCACCCTCGCACCCGCCGCCCTTCGCACCCGGATCACCCGCATCCTCGCCGCCGCCGGCAGCGCGCAAGCCGAGGCCGAGCAGGTCGCGGCCAACCTCGTGCTCGCCAACCTGAGCGGCCATGACTCGCATGGCGTCGGCATGGTGCCGCGCTATGTCGATGCGATCGCCGAAGGCGGCCTCCAACCCAACACCTCGGTCAAGGTCGACCTCGACGCCGGCGCGATGCTCGCGCTCGACGGCCAGCGCGGCTATGGCCAGGTCGTCGGCGTGCAGGCGATGGAACTCGGCATCGCGCGTGCCCGGCAACAGGGCAGTTGCATCCTGTCGCTCGCCCACGCGCACCACCTGGGCCGCATCGGCCACTTCGCCGAGATGGCGACCGCGCAAGGGCTCGTGTCGATGCATTTCGTCAACGTGCTGTCGCGCCCGGTGGTCGCGCCCTGGGGCGGGGGCGACGGCCGCTTCGGCACCAACCCCTGCTGCATCGGCGTGCCGCTCGCGGGCGCGGAGCCGTTCATCCTCGACTTCGCGACCAGCCGGGTGGCGCAGGGCAAGATGCGCGTGGCCCACAACAAGGGGGAGCGCGTGCCGGCGGGCTACCTCATCGACGAACGTGGCGCGCCGACCGACGATCCGGGCGTGGTCGTCGTCCCGCAGCGCAACGGGCTCTTCGGCGCGCTGATGACCTTCGGCGAGCACAAGGGCTACGGCATGGCCGTGGCCTGCGAACTGCTCGGCGGCGCGCTGACCGGCAGCGGCACCTGGCACCGCGAGGCCGACACGGCGCGGCCGGTGTTCAACGGCATGCTGACCGTGCTGATCGATCCGGCGAAGCTGGGCACCCAGCAAAGCTTCGCAGAGGAGGCGAAGGCCTTCATCGACTGGCTGCGGCAAAGCCCGCCGGGCGCCGGCTTCGATGCGGTGCAGATCGCGGGCGAGCCCGAGCGCAGCGCGCGCATGGCGCGCGAGCGCGACGGCATTGCGCTCGACGACGCGACCTGGAGCGAGATCGAGGCGGCCGGCGCCAGGGTGGGCGTGGCGATCGCGTAG
- a CDS encoding SDR family oxidoreductase, with the protein MRLQGKTALVTAAGQGIGHASARLLAAEGAQVWATDVNEKLLEGFAGIANIRTAKLDVLDKAAIDAFFAGVPALDVLFNCAGVVHNGTALQASDDDLDFAFRLNVRAQMWTIQAALPGMIAAGRGSIINMASVCSSIKGLPSRFVYGTTKAAVLGLTKSVAADFVGQGIRCNAVCPGTVDTPSLGDRINANADPVAARKAFIARQPMGRLAQAEEIAPLVLFLASDESQFVTGQAYSVDGGITI; encoded by the coding sequence ATGAGACTCCAAGGCAAGACGGCGCTCGTCACTGCCGCCGGCCAGGGCATCGGCCATGCCAGCGCGCGGTTGCTCGCAGCCGAAGGTGCGCAGGTCTGGGCCACCGACGTCAACGAGAAGCTGCTCGAAGGCTTTGCCGGCATCGCCAACATCCGCACCGCGAAACTCGACGTGCTCGACAAGGCCGCCATCGATGCCTTCTTCGCCGGCGTGCCGGCGCTCGACGTGCTCTTCAACTGCGCGGGCGTGGTGCACAACGGCACGGCGCTGCAGGCCAGCGACGACGATCTGGACTTCGCGTTCCGCCTCAACGTGCGCGCGCAGATGTGGACCATCCAGGCCGCGCTGCCCGGCATGATCGCGGCCGGGCGCGGCAGCATCATCAACATGGCCAGCGTGTGCTCCAGCATCAAGGGGCTGCCGAGCCGCTTCGTCTACGGCACCACCAAGGCGGCGGTGCTCGGCCTCACCAAGAGCGTGGCGGCCGATTTCGTGGGACAGGGGATCCGCTGCAATGCGGTGTGCCCGGGCACGGTCGATACGCCTTCGCTCGGCGATCGCATCAATGCCAACGCCGATCCGGTCGCCGCGCGCAAGGCCTTCATCGCGCGTCAGCCGATGGGCCGGCTCGCGCAGGCAGAAGAGATCGCGCCCCTGGTACTGTTCCTTGCCAGCGACGAATCGCAATTCGTCACCGGACAGGCCTACTCGGTCGACGGCGGCATCACGATATGA
- a CDS encoding nuclear transport factor 2 family protein, which yields MTSSHTDPIALVKACYAAYVSKDRAAIEALLADDFHFTSPLDNRLDRAAYFARCWPNSENTEGFDYVHLVQDGPRVFVTYEGRVKGGHRFRNTELLTTCDGKIVEAEVYFGWSLPHEAKAGGFVDKAG from the coding sequence ATGACGTCATCGCACACCGACCCCATCGCCTTGGTCAAGGCCTGCTACGCGGCCTACGTGAGCAAGGACCGCGCAGCGATCGAAGCATTGCTGGCGGACGACTTCCACTTCACGAGCCCGCTCGACAACCGGCTGGACCGCGCCGCCTACTTCGCACGCTGCTGGCCGAACAGCGAGAACACCGAAGGCTTCGACTACGTCCACCTGGTGCAGGACGGACCGCGCGTCTTCGTCACCTACGAAGGCCGCGTCAAGGGCGGGCATCGCTTCCGGAACACGGAACTCCTGACGACATGCGACGGGAAGATCGTCGAGGCGGAGGTGTACTTCGGGTGGTCGCTGCCGCATGAGGCGAAGGCAGGTGGGTTCGTGGACAAGGCGGGGTGA
- a CDS encoding amino acid ABC transporter permease: protein MTYQFDFAAVLAQWPLLLEGAWVTVQLSFLATVIGFVLGALCAVGRGSRHAWLRRVVGVYVEGIRNTPLLIQAYFLIFGLSSVGVTMPILVGAVLALVINIGAYTCEIIRAGIESIHKGQLEAADCLGMSKLQVFWHVILRPAVERVYPSLTSQFVLLMLASSIMSSIGAEELFGIANRIQSDTFRNFEIFLVLWAVYLALSYLMRLGFWLLGQIVFTRRRKLGTPL from the coding sequence GTGACGTATCAGTTTGACTTTGCCGCCGTGCTGGCGCAGTGGCCGCTGCTGCTCGAAGGCGCATGGGTCACGGTGCAGCTGTCCTTCCTGGCGACGGTGATCGGCTTCGTGCTCGGCGCGCTGTGCGCGGTCGGGCGCGGCAGCCGGCACGCGTGGCTGCGGCGCGTTGTCGGTGTGTATGTCGAAGGCATCCGCAACACGCCGCTCCTGATCCAGGCCTATTTCCTGATCTTCGGGCTGTCGAGCGTGGGCGTGACGATGCCGATCCTGGTCGGCGCGGTGCTTGCGCTGGTGATCAACATCGGCGCCTACACCTGCGAGATCATCCGCGCCGGCATCGAGTCGATCCACAAGGGCCAGCTCGAAGCCGCGGACTGCCTCGGCATGTCGAAGCTGCAGGTGTTCTGGCACGTGATCCTGCGGCCCGCGGTGGAGCGGGTCTATCCCTCGCTCACCAGCCAGTTCGTGCTGCTGATGCTGGCGTCGAGCATCATGTCCTCGATCGGTGCCGAGGAGCTGTTCGGCATCGCCAACCGCATCCAGTCCGACACCTTCCGCAACTTCGAGATCTTCCTCGTGCTGTGGGCGGTGTACCTCGCACTGTCGTACCTGATGCGGCTCGGCTTCTGGCTGCTCGGGCAGATCGTGTTCACGCGCCGGCGCAAGCTCGGCACGCCGCTCTGA